Below is a genomic region from Solibacillus sp. FSL R7-0682.
CTGTCGAATCTTCGAAAGTGGCTGCCCCTTCACTGAATCACTCACGCCTACTTGCCCGTCATGTACAAATTCAGTCGCTCGCTTACTACTTAACCAACGTTCCGTAATCAGCACTATCACCTACTTTCGTACCTTTGATAACCGTATTTTCCCGTTCTACCAAACAATAAGCGGATATGTAGTGGAATTTAAAGAAACGGACATTTTTGTTACAGTTGTAACAAAAATGTCATTAAAATATTTGATTTTTCTGTAAATATAAAGGTGAAAAGGTATAATTTTAGTAAGAATGCCGTCAACATTTCGGAAATTTTGTACGCTAAGGCGTCCCGTCAGAAAAAAGCGGATTTACAACGTTAAGGGGGATAATGTTCCCAAACGTCGGTTTGGGTGCATTTTTACTCTGTAAATAGATAGTTGATATGTATTTTAATTTAATGAATTCTATTATTCTGATTTTTTGTAATTTTAGTCGTATATTAAGTTATAATAGGGGTCCCGTCAGAAAAATGCGGATTTACAACGTTAAGGAAAAATGGACATGAAACAAGAGCATGCACAACGCTAACTGTTGGGCTGCTCTTGTTTTAAATAGCGATAAATTGTAGCACGACTAATCCCTGTCATTTCAACAATTTCACTCACACTATACTGTTCAGATTTATATAAATTGATGGCTTTTTTTAGCTCACGTTCATTCACTTTCGGACGCCCACCTTGACGCCCTCTGGCTCTAGCACTGATTAGCCCTTCCTTCGTTCGCTGGACAATTAAATCACGTTCAAACTGGCTGAATGCTTGGAAAACCGTCATCATTAATTTCCCTTGTGGTGTTGAAGTATCAAAGTTTTCTTTAATGCTTAGCAACTTGATCTCTCGTTCTTCAAAATACGCAACTAATTCAATTAAATCCTTCGTACTTCTACCTAACCGAGAAAAGCTTTCTACGATTACCATGTCTCCTGGTCGCAATTTATCCTTCAGCCGGTTTAATTCTGGACGATCTGTTTTCGTTCCGGATAATTTCTCAGTTAAAATTTCTTGGCAATTGTACTGCTTCAATAAATCTAACTGTCGATTCAATTCCTGCTGTCGTGTACTCACTCTTGGGAGCATATTAATTTCTTAGGTGAATACCACTTTAGATCAGAAGGTAGCCACAATCCAAAGGAACTTCGCCCATTACGAATTCCTTAACGTTTTTAAAATAGGCGTTTCCGTCAGAAAAAATCCCTTAACGTTGTAAATCCGCATTTTTCTGACGGGACCCCAAAAAGATGTGAACACTGCGATTGTAGTGTTCACATCTTATATATTGAGGTCTAATCAAGTAATTTTAATTATAGTTTCTTTACTTCTTCTGGAAATAGAAAACTAATTAGATTTTTGAACATACCTTGTCGATACATACATAAGAGGATTTCTTGAATAATTTCTTCATACTCTATATTTAAAGTAGATGAAATTATAGTCATTGTTTGATTTACAGTCGGTAAACCTTTTTCAAACAACTCAGATGGGTATTCTGTATCTATCCTAAAAGAATCTGGTTCTTGGTTTAAACGGTTTGATAGATGGAACATAATATATTCTAGTTTCTTTCTATCCTCTTCAAAAATACCTAGAGAAAGAAGTTTATGCCAGTATGGGTATTTTAAATTAGGTTCAATTAAGCTAGAAAGACGCATCAAACTACGCTCTAAAGATGAAACCTTGTACCTTAATTCTTCTATAATTTTGATGTTTTCTTGCTGTTTATCGTTCAAAGTTTTTCACTCCAGTGTATACGTTCTTAAACAAAGATACTAATAAGTGAAGTTACGCCATCTGCAATTGCATGAGATATTCCTTCATTTTTAGTAGTTTTCATTATTACTTTATAAATTCCGAGTTCAATCCAGTCTTCAGCAAGTTGATTATATGCAATAGCATCGTCTAAAACATATGAAATCTCATATAAATTAGTTTTGAAAACTTTAGCTGTTGGTGCATCGAAATATTCAGTAATGGCATGTTTTACCCATTTATTATTTGCTCCAGCTTTAAGACCTTTCGAGATTCCTTTAACTGCTGCTACTGCAAAAAATCTTGGAAGTCCATATGTACCTACTTCTGTATCTTGTTCAATGCTAATAATTTCAATATCTTGTGTATTTACTTCTTTGATTGGAGTCGTTACTTCTGGTGTAGAAGCAAACGTACTTGTTGTAAGTCCTAACATCATTACTACAGATAATACTACAGCTATAATTTGCTTTGAATAAGACATTCTCTAATTCCACCTTTTCTAATATGTTTTTTAAAACAATAATAGAGTAACATTAATTACAATAAAATACAATTATACCTAATTTTAACTCATTCGAATCTAAAAAATCCTGCCAGCCGTTCACACCATTTAATTCATTCGGTGTTTGTTTAAATAGTGCCTGGTTCCGTCCTTCACCTTCGTCCATGCCCAATAATAAATCAAATTTACTTTTATTAAAAAAACAACCTGGAATATCTTCTCGGACACTTTCATTTTCAATCGTTCGGAACGTACCGTTTCTTTTTACCGTGATACTTTTGGTGTATTTGATATGCTTGTATTCCACTTCAAAATCTAAAGGGCAAATTTTAACTGCACCACGGAACCCGTTTGGCAGCTTTTTATGCAAACGTCTTATAGGGGTCCCGTCAGATTTATGCGGATTTACAACGTTAAGCAAAATAAAGTTCCCAAACACTGGTTTGGGTGCATTTCGTTGGGAATATATGTTAAAGTTGATTTTATAAAGAGATGTGAAGGGATTGGTGTCATTGTGCATAAAAGAAGTATTTTATTATCTTCGTACCAGTGTTAATAATAGGCTTACTTTTAATATACTATCTTCCGGCAAATGAGCTTACTTATCTAATGTTAATTCCTCTGATTGCTTGGCTCATTTATTATGCTTGGATATATATCGAAAAAAGATTGAAAAACAAAACTTAATTATTTTATTTAATTGATAAAGCATAAATAATAACGTTCCCAAATGACTCTTAGGGAGCATTCATTTCAGCAGCTAAGGACTACAGTAAGTTCTTAGCTGCTTTTTATTTCATTTGGCTACCAAATCGTGATTAGGGTATGTTTTGTGATAATATAGTTTGTAGAAAATATTACCAAAGGAGATTTTTATGATCACTCAATTTCTAAAAGACATACCCTCTAACGAATTAGAGTTAAATATCCAAAAAATGAATGCACTTATTGAGTATTGTAAAGACGAGGAATCAGATGAACTAATACTCATTTCTAAAAATGGAATGTATCATGAAAATTTTACAAATACGAATAAACCTATTGCCATTAATTCATTGACAAAGGTTTTTGCTGGAACTGCAATCGGATTATTAATAGACGAAGGGTTAATTTCTTCTTTACATACGCCTATTTCTACCTATTTCTCAAATTTAAAAAACACAGAAATGAGTGAAATTACACTTTGGCATATTTTAACGCATACTTCTGGAATTCATACAGACGGACACGATAATGAGCTTAGTGCTGCCCCGAATATTGCAAAATATGTTTTAGCTTTACCGATAACGGATAAACCAGGTACTGTTTCAAAATATAATAATGAAGCAGTTGGTCTACTTTCCGAAATTGTACGAACAATAACAGGCAAAACAATAGACCAATATCTAAATGAAAAACTATTTATCCCATTAGGAATTAAAGATTGGGAGTGGTTAAAGGACCAATCAAATAACCCTTATGCATACGCTGGGCTTTCCTTAAAAGGAATTGACTTAGCAAAATTCGCCTATTTGCATTTAAATGATGGAGTATGGAATGGGCAACAAATTATTACTAAACATTGGATTGATATGGCTACTCACCCTACTCAGTCCATTAATCGAAATTGGGGTTACTTATGGTTAACAGCTTATGTGGAAGATGTATATATTGGCTACGGAATGAGTGGTTTTGGTGGTAAGTATTTATTAGTGAGCCCGAAAGAAAATTTTATTGCAATCCGCCTTGTACATAGAAGAGACCCTATTCCTGCTCCTAGTGCAGACCTATTTTTCAAACTTGCAATTGATATAATCAAATAATCTAATACGAACTTTATATACGGCTCATTTTATACATTTAGATACAAAATAACGTTCCCAAATGCAAGCTTGGTAACATTTCAAACAGCGACAAGTACTGTTAAATCAGTGTTTGTTGCTGTTTTATTAGAAAATAAAGCTCTGAGACGTTGTGAGGAATTATTTTAAAAAAGATTGTTCGATTCACTTGTTCTGAATGGTTGTAACATATAAATAGACTCTCAATGAAATTTTACCAAAGGACGCTTTGGGAACGTTAAAAAATAGCTAATGCTTGTTATCAAACTGTATTCTCTTTAAATTTAAATAATATAGTGATTTTTATAAGCAAAGGTGGGATAAAGATTGAATAATAATAAAAATTCTAAACTTGAGAAATGGCGAAAAGATTATGCTGCGTTAGCTGTTGCAATAGGTTGTTTATATAGTCTTATTGTAAGTTGGGGAGATAATTTGTTTATGTCTGTATTGCTATCTTTAGGAGTAATAATCTGTGGGACAATTGGCTTTTTTGATTTAAAACGTATTTTAAAAAGGGCTCTTTAAATCCATACAAAATAACGTTCCCAAATGTGAAGTGACCCC
It encodes:
- a CDS encoding serine hydrolase domain-containing protein, with amino-acid sequence MITQFLKDIPSNELELNIQKMNALIEYCKDEESDELILISKNGMYHENFTNTNKPIAINSLTKVFAGTAIGLLIDEGLISSLHTPISTYFSNLKNTEMSEITLWHILTHTSGIHTDGHDNELSAAPNIAKYVLALPITDKPGTVSKYNNEAVGLLSEIVRTITGKTIDQYLNEKLFIPLGIKDWEWLKDQSNNPYAYAGLSLKGIDLAKFAYLHLNDGVWNGQQIITKHWIDMATHPTQSINRNWGYLWLTAYVEDVYIGYGMSGFGGKYLLVSPKENFIAIRLVHRRDPIPAPSADLFFKLAIDIIK